One window from the genome of Streptomyces sp. WZ-12 encodes:
- the aroC gene encoding chorismate synthase, giving the protein MSRLRWLTAGESHGPALVATLEGLPAGVPITTEMVADALARRRLGYGRGARMKFERDEVTFLGGVRHGRSLGSPVAIMVGNTEWPKWEQVMAADPVDEAELAELARNAPLTRPRPGHADLAGMQKYGFDEARPILERASARETAARVALGTVARSFLKETAGIEIVSHVVELAAAKAPYGVLPTPADVEKLDADPVRCLDADASKAMVAEIDQAHKDGDTLGGVVEVLAYGVPVGLGSHVHWDRRLDARLAAALMGIQAIKGVEVGDGFDLARVPGSKAHDEIVATDEGIKRSSGRAGGTEGGLSTGELLRVRAAMKPIATVPRALATIDVTTGEATKAHHQRSDVCAVPAAGIVAEAMVALVLADAVLEKFGGDSVPETRRNVRGFLDNLAIK; this is encoded by the coding sequence TTGAGCAGGTTGCGCTGGCTGACGGCGGGGGAGTCGCACGGCCCCGCACTGGTGGCGACGCTGGAGGGCCTTCCCGCCGGCGTGCCGATCACCACGGAGATGGTGGCGGACGCCCTGGCCCGCCGCCGGCTCGGCTATGGCCGTGGTGCCCGGATGAAGTTCGAGCGCGACGAGGTCACCTTCCTCGGCGGCGTGCGGCACGGCCGGTCGCTGGGCTCCCCGGTGGCGATCATGGTCGGCAACACCGAGTGGCCCAAGTGGGAGCAGGTGATGGCGGCCGACCCGGTGGACGAGGCCGAACTCGCCGAGCTGGCCCGCAACGCCCCGCTGACCCGCCCCCGCCCCGGCCACGCCGACCTCGCCGGCATGCAGAAGTACGGCTTCGACGAGGCCCGCCCGATCCTGGAGCGCGCCTCCGCCCGCGAGACCGCGGCCCGGGTCGCCCTCGGCACCGTCGCCCGCTCCTTCCTCAAGGAGACCGCCGGCATCGAGATCGTCTCGCACGTGGTCGAACTGGCCGCCGCCAAGGCCCCCTACGGCGTCCTGCCCACCCCCGCCGACGTCGAGAAGCTGGACGCCGACCCGGTGCGCTGCCTGGACGCCGACGCGTCGAAGGCGATGGTCGCCGAGATCGACCAGGCCCACAAGGACGGCGACACCCTCGGCGGCGTCGTCGAGGTGCTGGCCTACGGCGTCCCGGTCGGCCTCGGCTCGCACGTCCACTGGGACCGCCGGCTGGACGCGCGGCTGGCCGCCGCCCTGATGGGCATCCAGGCCATCAAGGGCGTCGAGGTCGGCGACGGCTTCGACCTGGCGCGGGTGCCGGGCTCGAAGGCGCACGACGAGATCGTCGCCACGGACGAGGGCATCAAGCGCTCCTCCGGTCGTGCCGGCGGCACCGAGGGTGGCCTGAGCACCGGTGAACTCCTGCGCGTGCGGGCGGCGATGAAGCCGATCGCCACCGTGCCGCGGGCCCTGGCGACGATCGACGTCACCACCGGCGAGGCCACCAAGGCGCACCACCAGCGCTCCGACGTCTGCGCGGTGCCGGCCGCCGGCATCGTCGCCGAGGCGATGGTGGCGCTGGTGCTGGCCGACGCGGTGCTGGAGAAGTTCGGCGGCGACAGCGTCCCGGAGACCCGGCGCAACGTCCGCGGCTTCCTCGACAACCTGGCGATCAAGTGA
- the ruvX gene encoding Holliday junction resolvase RuvX: MRRGRRIAVDVGDARIGVASCDPDGVLATPVETVPGRDVPAAHRRLKAIVEEYEPLEVVVGLPRSLSGGEGPAAAKVRAFAQELARNIAPVGVRLVDERMSTVTATHGLRASGVRSKKGRSVVDQAAAVVILQSALETERTSGRPPGEPVEVVI; this comes from the coding sequence ATGCGACGCGGTCGCCGCATCGCCGTGGATGTCGGGGACGCCCGGATCGGGGTCGCCTCGTGCGACCCCGACGGGGTCCTCGCCACCCCCGTCGAGACCGTGCCGGGCCGGGACGTCCCGGCCGCGCACCGGCGGCTGAAGGCGATCGTCGAGGAGTACGAACCGCTGGAGGTCGTGGTCGGCCTGCCCCGCTCCCTCAGTGGGGGAGAGGGGCCGGCCGCGGCCAAAGTCCGGGCGTTCGCCCAGGAGTTGGCGCGGAACATCGCCCCCGTAGGGGTCCGGCTGGTGGACGAGCGGATGTCCACGGTCACCGCGACCCACGGGTTGCGGGCCTCCGGCGTCCGCAGCAAGAAGGGACGCTCGGTGGTCGACCAGGCCGCCGCGGTGGTCATCCTCCAGAGCGCGCTGGAGACCGAACGCACGTCCGGGCGGCCGCCCGGGGAGCCCGTCGAAGTGGTCATCTGA
- a CDS encoding DUF6167 family protein — translation MFRRAFWFTTGAAAGVWATNKVHRKLRKLQPDSLAAQAADKAVETGHRLRQFALDVRAGMADREEQLHDALGLAEPAEVRELPAPRRAVLDTSYRTTRTPGLTGPTGKEDH, via the coding sequence ATGTTCCGCCGCGCATTCTGGTTCACCACCGGCGCCGCCGCCGGAGTGTGGGCCACCAACAAGGTCCACCGAAAGCTGCGCAAGTTGCAGCCCGACAGCCTCGCCGCGCAGGCCGCGGACAAGGCCGTCGAGACCGGACACCGGCTGCGCCAATTTGCATTGGACGTGCGGGCCGGAATGGCGGACCGTGAGGAGCAACTGCACGACGCCCTCGGGCTGGCCGAGCCCGCCGAGGTGCGCGAGCTGCCCGCACCGCGCCGCGCGGTGCTGGACACGTCGTACCGAACCACGAGAACCCCCGGACTGACCGGACCGACCGGAAAAGAGGACCACTGA
- a CDS encoding ATP-binding protein has protein sequence MRRLTRSGAPSRRSPARARVRGNLPAELNRFVGRADELAALDRRLSAARLVTLVGLGGVGKSRLARHGGAILQDRFCDGVWLVELSALREAHLLDHAVAEALALADHSGRPVRTALADHVADRELLLILDGYEQLTDDCAELAAELLRRAPGLRVLAAGRRPLGLPGEQALPVAPMVDADAAALFADRAAAVLPGFALDAGNEPAVAELCRRLDGIPLALELAAGRLRALSLEQVLDRLDDRFRLLTGTVRGAPERHRTLRTAIGWSHELCTPQERLLWARLSVFAGQFDLEAAEYVSSGPELPVEELLDVVEELVTQSLLVREETAAGVRYRMLDTVRAYGAGWLAATGDGERLRRRHRDWYLGLATWCELDWFSPRQAEIAARIDAELPNLRVALEHSLESTQETHLGQYLAGALWFYWVGCGHLAEGRHWLDRALELDGGHDETRLKALWVAGYVAVLQGDTVGALGMLQECREEADRTGDPTAAAYALHRTGCLALVCDDLPRAETLLRGALHSYREIGELNSNVLMGQVELAMAMAFRGELDDAVRLCEDVREICGDHGERWTLAYALFVLGFAAWSRGEGGQARALLEEALAIDHSFHDLLGAVLAIELLALVTLGEGDVEEAAVLQGAAGRIWPSVGLPLFGSRHFNQPHALCERQARDRLGAERYERCLRAGGRLDLDAAVARILRPARELPGPRSVLRFTAPAVHRPAASPSASGGEPAG, from the coding sequence ATGCGACGCCTCACGCGCTCCGGTGCCCCGTCCCGCCGCTCCCCCGCGCGTGCGCGGGTCCGCGGCAATCTGCCCGCCGAGCTGAATCGCTTCGTCGGTCGGGCGGACGAACTCGCCGCCCTCGACCGGCGGCTGTCCGCCGCCCGCCTGGTCACCCTCGTCGGCCTCGGTGGCGTGGGGAAGTCCCGACTGGCCCGCCACGGCGGAGCGATCTTGCAGGATCGCTTCTGCGACGGGGTGTGGCTGGTCGAGCTGTCCGCGCTGCGCGAGGCGCACCTGCTGGACCACGCGGTCGCCGAGGCGTTGGCGCTGGCCGACCACTCCGGCCGACCGGTGCGCACCGCGCTCGCCGACCACGTCGCCGACCGCGAACTCCTGCTGATCCTCGACGGCTACGAGCAGCTGACCGACGACTGCGCCGAGCTCGCCGCCGAGTTGCTGCGGCGCGCGCCCGGGCTGCGGGTACTGGCCGCCGGCCGCCGCCCGTTGGGCCTGCCCGGCGAACAGGCGCTGCCGGTGGCCCCGATGGTCGACGCCGACGCCGCCGCCCTGTTCGCCGACCGCGCCGCCGCCGTGCTCCCCGGTTTCGCCCTCGACGCCGGCAACGAACCGGCCGTCGCCGAGCTCTGCCGTCGCCTGGACGGCATCCCGTTGGCCCTGGAACTGGCCGCCGGCCGGCTCCGCGCGCTCTCCCTGGAGCAGGTGCTGGACCGGCTCGACGACCGCTTCCGGCTGCTGACCGGCACCGTCCGCGGGGCCCCCGAGCGGCACCGGACGCTGCGCACCGCGATCGGTTGGAGCCACGAGCTGTGCACCCCACAGGAGCGGCTGTTGTGGGCGCGGCTGTCGGTCTTCGCCGGGCAGTTCGACCTGGAGGCGGCCGAGTACGTCAGCTCGGGCCCTGAGCTGCCGGTCGAGGAACTCCTCGACGTCGTCGAGGAGTTGGTCACCCAGTCGCTCCTCGTGCGGGAGGAGACCGCGGCCGGGGTGCGCTACCGGATGCTGGACACCGTACGGGCCTACGGGGCGGGCTGGTTGGCGGCGACCGGGGACGGCGAGCGGCTGCGGCGCCGACACCGCGACTGGTACCTCGGGCTGGCGACCTGGTGCGAGCTGGACTGGTTCAGCCCCCGGCAGGCCGAGATCGCCGCCCGGATCGACGCCGAACTGCCCAATCTGCGGGTCGCGTTGGAGCACAGTCTGGAGAGCACCCAGGAGACCCACCTCGGCCAGTACCTGGCCGGCGCCCTGTGGTTCTACTGGGTCGGCTGTGGACACCTGGCCGAGGGCCGGCACTGGCTCGACCGCGCGCTGGAGCTGGACGGCGGCCACGACGAGACCCGGCTGAAGGCGCTGTGGGTGGCCGGCTATGTGGCGGTGCTCCAGGGCGACACGGTGGGGGCGTTGGGGATGCTCCAGGAGTGCCGCGAGGAGGCCGACCGGACCGGCGACCCCACGGCCGCCGCGTACGCGCTGCACCGCACCGGCTGCCTGGCGCTGGTCTGCGACGACCTGCCGCGCGCGGAGACGCTGCTGCGCGGGGCGCTGCACAGCTACCGCGAGATCGGCGAGCTCAACAGCAATGTGCTGATGGGGCAGGTGGAGCTGGCGATGGCGATGGCGTTCCGGGGCGAGCTGGACGACGCGGTGCGGCTCTGCGAGGACGTGCGGGAGATCTGCGGGGACCACGGGGAGCGCTGGACGCTGGCGTACGCGCTGTTCGTGCTGGGGTTCGCGGCGTGGTCGCGCGGGGAGGGCGGGCAGGCCCGGGCCCTGCTGGAGGAGGCGCTGGCGATCGACCATTCCTTCCACGACCTGCTGGGCGCGGTGTTGGCGATCGAGCTGCTGGCCCTGGTGACGCTGGGCGAGGGCGATGTGGAGGAGGCGGCGGTGCTCCAGGGCGCCGCGGGACGGATCTGGCCGTCGGTGGGGCTGCCGCTGTTCGGCTCCCGCCACTTCAACCAGCCGCACGCGCTGTGCGAGCGGCAGGCCCGGGACCGGCTGGGGGCGGAGCGCTACGAGCGCTGCCTGCGGGCCGGCGGGCGGCTGGACCTGGACGCGGCGGTGGCGCGCATCCTGCGGCCCGCGCGGGAACTGCCCGGCCCGCGCAGCGTGCTGCGCTTCACCGCGCCGGCCGTGCACCGGCCCGCCGCCTCCCCGTCCGCGAGCGGAGGGGAGCCGGCGGGCTGA
- the alaS gene encoding alanine--tRNA ligase, with protein MESAEIRRRWLRFFEERGHTVVPSASLIADDPTLLLVPAGMVPFKPYFLGEVKAPFKTATSVQKCVRTPDIEEVGKTTRHGTFFQMCGNFSFGDYFKEGAIKYAWELLTTPVAEGGYGLEPEKLWITVYLEDDEAERIWHEVVGVPKERIQRLGKKENYWSMGVPGPCGPCSEINYDRGPEFGVEGGPAVNDERYVEIWNLVFMQYERGAGLGKEDFEILGELPSKNIDTGLGLERLAMILQGVRNMYETDTLRVVIDKAGELTGVRYGAGDDSDVSLRVVADHMRTSTMLIGDGVTPGNEGRGYVLRRIMRRAIRNMRLLGATGPVVAELLDVVIKTMGQQYSELLTDRKRIETVALAEEAAFLKTLKAGTNILDGAVTETKAAGGTVLPGDKAFLLHDTWGFPIDLTLEMAAEQGLSVDEDGFRRLMKEQRERAKADAQAKKHGHADMSAYREIADKSGSSVFTGYTDTEGESTVAGLVVNGASAPAAHEGDEVEVVLDRTPFYAEGGGQLADTGRIKLDNGAVVEVRDVQQPVPGVIVHKGVVQVGEVVLGSAAYTSIDIKRRRAIARAHSATHLTHQALRDALGPTAAQAGSENSPGRFRFDFGSPTAVPGSVLTDVEQKINDVLSRELDVHAEVMSMDEAKKQGAIAEFGEKYGERVRVVTIGDFSKELCGGTHVHNTAQLGLVKLLGESSIGSGVRRVEALVGVDAYNFLAREHTVVSQLTELVKGRPEELPEKISGVLAKLKDAEKEIEKYRAEKVLQAAAGLAQDAKDVRGVALVAAQVQDGTAADDLRKLVLDVRGRIQGDRAAVVALFTVANGRPLTVIATNEAARERGIKAGDLVRTAAKTLGGGGGGKPDVAQGGGQNAAAVPEAIGAVEHLVAEAA; from the coding sequence ATGGAGTCGGCTGAAATCCGCCGCCGCTGGCTGCGCTTCTTCGAGGAGCGCGGGCACACCGTCGTGCCGTCGGCGTCACTCATCGCGGACGACCCGACGCTGTTGCTGGTCCCGGCGGGCATGGTCCCCTTCAAGCCGTACTTCCTCGGCGAGGTCAAGGCGCCCTTCAAGACCGCCACCAGCGTCCAGAAGTGCGTGCGCACGCCGGACATCGAAGAGGTCGGCAAGACCACCCGGCACGGCACGTTCTTCCAGATGTGCGGCAACTTCTCCTTCGGCGACTACTTCAAGGAAGGCGCCATCAAGTACGCCTGGGAGTTGCTGACGACTCCCGTGGCGGAGGGCGGCTACGGCCTGGAGCCGGAAAAGCTCTGGATCACCGTCTACTTGGAGGACGACGAGGCCGAGCGCATCTGGCACGAGGTCGTCGGCGTGCCCAAGGAGCGCATCCAGCGCCTGGGCAAGAAGGAGAACTACTGGTCCATGGGCGTCCCGGGCCCCTGCGGCCCGTGCTCGGAGATCAACTACGACCGCGGCCCCGAGTTCGGCGTCGAGGGCGGCCCGGCCGTCAACGACGAGCGCTACGTGGAGATCTGGAACCTGGTCTTCATGCAGTACGAGCGCGGCGCGGGCCTCGGCAAGGAGGACTTCGAGATCCTCGGCGAGCTGCCGTCGAAGAACATCGACACCGGCCTCGGCCTGGAACGCCTGGCGATGATCCTCCAGGGCGTCCGCAACATGTACGAGACCGACACCCTGCGGGTCGTGATCGACAAGGCCGGCGAGCTCACCGGCGTCCGCTACGGCGCCGGCGATGACTCCGACGTCTCGCTGCGCGTGGTCGCCGACCACATGCGCACCTCCACCATGCTCATCGGCGACGGCGTCACCCCCGGCAACGAGGGCCGCGGCTACGTCCTGCGCCGCATCATGCGCCGCGCCATCCGCAACATGCGGCTGCTGGGCGCCACCGGCCCGGTCGTCGCCGAGCTGCTCGACGTCGTCATCAAGACGATGGGCCAGCAGTACTCGGAGCTGCTGACGGACCGCAAGCGGATCGAGACGGTCGCCCTCGCCGAGGAGGCCGCCTTCCTCAAGACCCTCAAGGCCGGCACCAACATCCTCGACGGCGCCGTCACCGAGACCAAGGCCGCGGGCGGCACGGTGCTCCCCGGCGACAAGGCGTTCCTGCTCCACGACACTTGGGGCTTCCCGATCGACCTCACCCTCGAAATGGCCGCCGAGCAGGGCCTGTCGGTGGACGAGGACGGCTTCCGCCGGCTGATGAAGGAGCAGCGGGAGCGCGCCAAGGCCGACGCCCAGGCCAAGAAGCACGGTCACGCCGACATGTCGGCCTACCGCGAGATCGCCGACAAGTCCGGCTCCTCGGTCTTCACCGGCTACACCGACACCGAGGGCGAGTCCACCGTGGCCGGCCTGGTGGTCAACGGCGCCTCCGCCCCCGCCGCCCACGAGGGCGACGAGGTCGAGGTCGTGCTGGACCGCACGCCGTTCTACGCCGAGGGCGGCGGCCAACTCGCCGACACCGGCCGGATCAAGCTGGACAACGGCGCCGTCGTCGAGGTGCGCGACGTCCAGCAGCCGGTCCCCGGCGTCATCGTCCACAAGGGCGTGGTGCAGGTCGGCGAGGTGGTGCTCGGCTCCGCCGCGTACACCAGCATCGACATCAAGCGCCGCCGGGCCATCGCCCGCGCGCACAGCGCCACCCACCTCACCCACCAGGCGCTGCGCGACGCCCTGGGCCCGACCGCCGCGCAGGCCGGTTCGGAGAACTCCCCGGGCCGCTTCCGCTTCGACTTCGGCTCGCCGACCGCGGTGCCCGGCTCGGTCCTCACCGACGTCGAGCAGAAGATCAACGACGTGCTCTCCCGCGAACTCGACGTGCACGCCGAGGTCATGAGCATGGACGAGGCCAAGAAGCAGGGCGCCATCGCCGAGTTCGGCGAGAAGTACGGCGAGCGGGTCCGCGTGGTCACCATCGGCGACTTCTCCAAGGAGCTGTGCGGCGGCACGCACGTCCACAACACCGCCCAACTGGGCCTGGTGAAGCTGCTCGGCGAGTCCTCCATCGGCTCCGGCGTGCGCCGCGTCGAGGCCCTGGTCGGCGTGGACGCCTACAACTTCCTGGCCCGTGAGCACACCGTCGTCTCGCAGCTCACCGAGCTGGTCAAGGGGCGCCCGGAGGAGCTGCCGGAGAAGATCTCCGGTGTCCTGGCCAAGCTGAAGGACGCCGAGAAGGAGATCGAGAAGTACCGCGCGGAGAAGGTGCTGCAGGCCGCGGCCGGGCTGGCGCAGGACGCCAAGGACGTCCGCGGGGTGGCCCTGGTCGCCGCCCAGGTCCAGGACGGCACCGCCGCCGACGACCTGCGCAAGCTGGTCCTCGACGTGCGTGGCCGGATCCAGGGTGACCGCGCCGCCGTGGTGGCCCTGTTCACCGTCGCCAACGGCCGCCCGCTGACCGTCATCGCCACCAACGAGGCCGCCCGCGAGCGCGGTATCAAGGCCGGCGACCTGGTCCGCACGGCCGCCAAGACGCTCGGCGGTGGCGGCGGCGGCAAGCCGGACGTCGCCCAGGGCGGTGGCCAGAACGCCGCCGCGGTGCCCGAGGCGATCGGCGCCGTCGAGCACCTCGTGGCCGAGGCGGCCTGA
- a CDS encoding DUF948 domain-containing protein: protein MAGILVAVFWAILVSFLALVLVRLAGTLKATTKMVTEVSEQAVPLLADASATVRSAHTQLARVDAIAADVQEVTANASALSSTVSSAFGGPLVKVAAFGYGVRRAIGKKGQPEPDRTVVVGRSLPGARRGGRRSRRSKD, encoded by the coding sequence GTGGCCGGGATCCTCGTGGCCGTCTTCTGGGCGATCCTCGTGTCGTTCCTCGCCCTCGTGCTGGTGAGGCTCGCAGGGACCCTCAAGGCGACCACCAAGATGGTGACCGAGGTGTCCGAGCAGGCCGTTCCGCTGCTCGCCGACGCGTCCGCGACCGTCCGCTCCGCGCACACCCAGCTCGCCCGCGTCGACGCCATCGCCGCCGACGTCCAAGAGGTCACCGCCAACGCCTCGGCGCTCTCCTCGACCGTCTCCTCCGCCTTCGGCGGACCGCTGGTCAAGGTCGCCGCGTTCGGCTACGGCGTGCGGCGCGCGATCGGCAAGAAGGGCCAGCCCGAGCCGGACCGCACCGTCGTCGTCGGCCGCAGCCTGCCCGGCGCCCGCCGCGGTGGGCGCCGCTCCCGTCGCTCCAAGGACTGA
- a CDS encoding shikimate dehydrogenase, with protein sequence MSHRSDNKKAAVLGSPIAHSLSPVLHRAAYDELGLTGWEYGRHEVDEAALPGFLEGLGPEWAGLSLTMPLKRAVIPLLDEISPTAASVEAVNTVVFTPDGRRRGDNTDIPGLLAALRERGVERVERAAVLGAGATASSALAALARICTGEVTAYVRSAARADEMRGWGERLGVAVRTAPWDAAAAAFEAPLVIATTPAGSTDLLAAAVPDRPGTLFDVLYEPWPTALAAAWAERGGAVVGGLDLLVHQAVLQVEQMTGRAPAPLAAMRRAGEAALAAR encoded by the coding sequence GTGTCCCACAGGTCCGACAACAAGAAGGCGGCGGTCCTCGGATCGCCCATCGCGCACTCCCTCTCGCCGGTCCTGCACCGCGCCGCCTATGACGAACTCGGGCTCACCGGCTGGGAGTACGGCCGCCACGAGGTCGACGAGGCCGCGCTCCCCGGTTTCCTGGAGGGGCTCGGCCCCGAGTGGGCCGGCCTGTCGCTGACCATGCCGCTCAAGCGCGCGGTGATCCCGCTGCTGGACGAGATCAGCCCCACCGCGGCCTCGGTCGAGGCGGTCAACACCGTCGTGTTCACCCCCGACGGGCGCCGCCGCGGCGACAACACCGACATCCCCGGCCTGCTCGCCGCGCTGCGCGAGCGCGGCGTCGAACGGGTCGAGCGCGCCGCCGTCCTGGGCGCCGGCGCCACCGCCTCCTCGGCGCTGGCCGCACTCGCCCGGATCTGCACCGGCGAGGTCACCGCGTACGTGCGCAGCGCGGCCCGGGCCGACGAGATGCGCGGCTGGGGCGAACGGCTCGGCGTCGCGGTCCGCACCGCCCCCTGGGACGCCGCCGCCGCGGCCTTCGAGGCGCCGCTGGTCATCGCCACCACCCCGGCCGGCAGCACCGATCTGCTGGCCGCCGCCGTCCCCGACCGGCCCGGCACCCTCTTCGACGTGCTCTACGAGCCCTGGCCGACCGCCCTGGCCGCCGCCTGGGCCGAGCGCGGTGGCGCCGTCGTCGGCGGCCTGGACCTGCTGGTCCACCAGGCCGTCCTCCAGGTCGAGCAGATGACCGGCCGGGCGCCGGCGCCGCTGGCCGCGATGCGCCGGGCCGGCGAGGCGGCGCTGGCGGCCCGCTGA
- a CDS encoding shikimate kinase has protein sequence MTAPVAVLVGPPGAGKSTVGELLADRLGVGYRDTDADIVATAGKPISEIFIEDGEPHFRDLEREAVRAALETHAGVLSLGGGAIMDDGTRKLLTGLPVIFLDVELADAVKRVGLDAPRPLLAVNPRKQWRELMERRRPLYTEVARAVIATGERTPEDIAAAIVDALELRPAADAARPAGREEQA, from the coding sequence GTGACCGCGCCCGTCGCCGTGTTGGTCGGCCCACCCGGCGCCGGCAAGTCCACCGTGGGCGAACTGCTGGCCGACCGGCTGGGCGTCGGCTACCGCGACACCGACGCCGACATCGTCGCCACCGCCGGCAAGCCGATCTCCGAGATCTTCATCGAGGACGGCGAGCCGCACTTCCGCGACCTGGAGCGGGAGGCGGTGCGCGCCGCCCTGGAGACCCACGCGGGGGTGCTCTCGCTCGGCGGCGGCGCGATCATGGACGACGGCACCCGGAAGCTGCTGACCGGCCTGCCGGTGATCTTCCTGGACGTCGAACTCGCCGACGCCGTCAAGCGGGTGGGCCTGGACGCCCCCCGACCGCTGCTCGCGGTCAACCCGCGCAAGCAGTGGCGCGAGCTGATGGAGCGGCGCCGCCCGCTCTACACCGAGGTCGCGCGCGCCGTGATCGCCACGGGGGAGCGGACCCCCGAGGACATCGCCGCCGCGATCGTGGACGCTTTGGAGCTACGGCCGGCCGCGGACGCCGCGCGACCCGCCGGCAGGGAGGAACAGGCATGA
- the mltG gene encoding endolytic transglycosylase MltG, with amino-acid sequence MTEYGRGYGSEPWHPDDPLYGDRGPYGSQDQQPQWAGQRPAGYPQEQYPQHAQHQQYPQQQYPAGHGGWDGAQPQGGGPAYDPYGQHPQPDPYLHPDQGYPAPHHTGQDYPGQELYGAPDGYGIQETQQLPAQQAAPQHGMPGVPDPHPQHEQYEQVPPQGPGGHQEGPGPHHPQAGPSYEDPAAVGDDWRAVPDAEEPARGRAPERDHPFFADTPDGEDAGRDDEDDRRSGRERRSRKSKPNKRRSGTACLVVVLALTGVVGGVGYFGYDFIKRHFVSSPDYEGEGSGDIQVTIPDGVPLSEMGTILARDGVIKSAGAFTEAANDNKQSRSLQPGTYTLRKQMSAAAAIQLMLDPKSRNGLTVREGLRADGVYELIDQKLKLKAGTTKEVAKTQSKNLGLPSWADDSPKIKDPLEGFLYPSTYSVGEHAKPEEVLREMVSRATQEYQKYDLETNAKKFHLDSPLQLLTVASLTQAEGMTHDDFRKMAAVVYNRLAPTNTATNQKLEFDSTFNYLKKQSKIDIGIKEIRSYNDPYNTYFYKGLPPGPIGNPGAEALQATINPDDSEKWLYFISLDGKKTDFTTNLTEFNKLYRQFQQQQAQKKNGS; translated from the coding sequence ATGACCGAGTATGGCCGGGGCTACGGCTCCGAACCGTGGCACCCCGACGACCCGCTCTACGGAGACCGGGGCCCGTACGGAAGCCAGGACCAGCAGCCTCAGTGGGCCGGGCAGCGGCCCGCCGGGTATCCCCAGGAGCAGTACCCCCAGCACGCCCAGCACCAGCAGTACCCGCAGCAGCAGTACCCGGCGGGGCACGGCGGTTGGGACGGCGCGCAGCCACAGGGCGGCGGGCCGGCGTACGACCCCTATGGGCAGCACCCGCAGCCCGACCCGTACCTCCACCCCGACCAGGGCTACCCGGCCCCGCACCACACCGGTCAGGACTACCCGGGCCAGGAGCTCTACGGGGCCCCGGACGGCTACGGGATCCAGGAGACCCAGCAACTGCCGGCCCAACAGGCCGCCCCGCAGCACGGGATGCCGGGGGTGCCCGATCCGCACCCGCAGCACGAGCAGTACGAGCAGGTGCCGCCGCAGGGACCGGGCGGTCATCAGGAGGGGCCCGGCCCGCACCACCCGCAGGCCGGGCCCTCGTACGAGGACCCGGCGGCCGTCGGGGACGACTGGCGGGCGGTGCCGGACGCCGAGGAGCCGGCGCGCGGCCGCGCACCGGAGCGGGACCATCCGTTCTTCGCCGACACCCCGGACGGCGAGGACGCCGGCCGCGACGACGAGGACGACCGGCGGTCCGGCCGCGAGCGCCGGAGCCGGAAGAGCAAGCCGAACAAGCGCCGCAGCGGCACCGCCTGCCTGGTCGTGGTCCTGGCCCTGACCGGCGTCGTCGGTGGCGTGGGCTACTTCGGCTACGACTTCATCAAGCGCCACTTCGTCTCGTCGCCCGACTACGAGGGCGAGGGCAGCGGCGACATCCAGGTGACCATCCCGGACGGCGTCCCGCTCTCCGAGATGGGCACGATCCTCGCCCGGGACGGTGTGATCAAGAGCGCCGGCGCGTTCACCGAGGCGGCCAACGACAACAAACAGTCGCGGAGCCTCCAGCCCGGCACGTACACCCTGCGCAAGCAGATGTCGGCCGCGGCCGCCATCCAACTCATGCTGGACCCCAAGAGCCGCAACGGCCTGACGGTCCGGGAGGGGCTGCGGGCCGACGGGGTCTACGAACTGATCGACCAGAAGCTCAAGTTGAAGGCGGGCACCACCAAGGAAGTCGCCAAGACCCAGAGCAAGAATCTCGGACTGCCGTCCTGGGCCGACGACTCCCCGAAGATCAAGGACCCGCTGGAGGGCTTCCTCTACCCGTCGACCTACAGCGTCGGCGAGCACGCCAAACCCGAGGAAGTGCTCCGGGAGATGGTCTCGCGGGCCACCCAGGAATACCAGAAGTACGATCTCGAAACGAACGCCAAGAAATTCCATCTGGATTCCCCGCTCCAACTGCTCACCGTCGCGAGCCTCACCCAGGCCGAGGGCATGACGCACGACGACTTCCGGAAGATGGCCGCGGTCGTCTACAACCGACTGGCCCCGACCAACACGGCCACGAACCAGAAGTTGGAATTCGACTCGACGTTCAACTACCTCAAGAAACAGAGCAAGATCGACATCGGCATCAAGGAGATCCGGAGCTACAACGACCCCTACAACACCTACTTCTACAAGGGGTTGCCGCCCGGACCGATCGGCAACCCCGGTGCGGAGGCGTTGCAGGCGACGATCAATCCGGACGACTCCGAGAAGTGGCTCTACTTCATCTCGTTGGACGGCAAGAAGACGGACTTCACCACGAATCTCACCGAATTCAACAAGCTCTACCGGCAATTCCAGCAGCAACAGGCGCAGAAGAAGAACGGAAGCTGA